One Fusarium falciforme chromosome 12, complete sequence DNA window includes the following coding sequences:
- a CDS encoding Serine protease: MAPITSFIAAAILAFGGTSLAIPTNNPIQRRSGGLSMTNHAGNSESPVPKVKTLSREDLKPFGGQSPKPSNITDPLKIRAIIGPDDRVLWGSQQYPYSAIGRISGSDGGSCSAALVGPRHVATAKHCVPPEGVTTRFQPMYFDGERAGGSDSVEIIDIDQGGGPCFQMEDWAIFILADRLGDSFGYLGATTIDCDAQKKKPIFLHVGYPGDKGSSKPYRQEGISVVRCADCAPGGPLETDADGIPGQSGGPLWLEHDGTPYLYGVLSGVGEEGTGFASGQNLVNAISKARADYP; this comes from the exons ATGGCTCCTATCACATCTTTCATCGCGGCGGCCATCCTTGCCTTCGGGGGAACTAGCTTGGCCATTCCCACCAACAATCCCATCCAACGCCGCTCAGGGGGTCTATCCATGACCAATCATGCAGGAAACTCGGAATCCCCGGTTCCTAAGGTCAAGACCTTGTCTAGAGAAGACCTCAAACCTTTTGGCGGCCAAAGTCCCAAGCCGTCCAACATTACCGATCCTCTCAAGATTCGAGCCATCATTGGGCCCGATGATCGTGTTCTATGGGGCTCTCAACAATACCCCTACAGCGCCATAGGCAGAATCTCTGGATCTGACGGTGGGAGCTGTAGTGCTGCCCTGGTCGGCCCTAGGCATGTTGCTACGGCCAAGCATTGTGTTCCACCTGAGGGCGTCACCACGCGCTTTCAACCCATGTATTTTGATGGTGAGAGAGCCGGGGGCTCCGATTCTGTTGAAATAATTGATATAGACCAAGGTGGTGGGCCTTGCTTCCAGATGGAGGATTgggccatcttcatcctaGCTGATCGCTTGGGTGACTCGTTTGGGTACCTTGGAGCCACAACCATCGATTGTGATGCTCAAAAGAAGAAACCAATCTTT CTCCATGTGGGATACCCAGGCGACAAGGGGTCGTCAAAGCCTTATCGCCAAGAGGGTATCTCGGTGGTTCGATGTGCTGATTGTGCCCCGGGCGGCCCCCTAGAGACAGATGCAGACGGAATTCCGGGTCAGTCAGGAGGCCCGCTCTGGCTTGAGCATGACGGGACCCCTTATTTGTACGGCGTTCTAAGCGGAGTTGGCGAGGAGGGCACTGGCTTCGCATCTGGGCAAAATCTGGTCAATGCTATTAGCAAGGCGAGGGCCGACTACCCATGA
- a CDS encoding GH43-C2 domain-containing protein, with product MSTPRAINPIIPGFAPDPSIVSVSGWYFLVTSSFHLFPGLPIYASEDLSSWKHIGNAINRQTQLSLAKSSTRLSAPSPSTGGKILPATAGLYAPTIRHHDGTFYIVCTNAVFQRETGAVDKHNFVISTTDIWRSTWSDPVYFDFVGIDPDLFFEYGATYITGSATPGPWTRINCFEIDIETGRALSEERTIWRGTGGVYPEGPHIYKRNGWYYLLIAEDGTHVTHMITMARSRSIWGPYEPCPHNPVLTARDTDEYIQHTGHGDLFQDYDGMWWAVCLGVRKDMQGRYAMSRETFLTRAGWEGEWPTLATVKLSPDAANRNDESSSLSVEPGVDYVYIRDALFGHYNFDARSSSITLTATSVDLSDPGASPSFVGKRQRLLRGSSGVVVANISDAWASGNLKSGLAYYKDEHRHFRIFFDASDTSIVFEEKNKAQEVSKTTRHALARVPGNVSLLMKYTEQEFHLMYALNSEPERSWIRLAVVDTLDMTDPDFVGPVIGIFAVADAEGLQVVFRDFHCD from the exons ATGTCGACGCCACGTGCAATCAACCCCATTATACCGGGCTTTGCTCCGGATCCTTCCATCGTCAGTGTCTCCGGCTGGTACTTTCTCGTCACATCCTCTTTTCACTTGTTTCCGGGGCTCCCCATTTACGCCTCTGAGGATCTTTCGTCATGGAAGCACATCG GCAACGCAATTAATAGACAAACCCAGTTAAGCCTCGCAAAGTCATCAACGAGACTCTCTGCCCCAAGTCCATCAACAGGAGGCAAGATTCTTCCAGCCACCGCTGGGTTGTACGCTCCGACAATTAGACACCATGATGGAACTTTTTACATTGTGTGCACCAACGCCGTTTTCCAGAGGGAGACTGGAGCGGTAGATAAGCACAACTTCGTTATCTCTACCACAGACATTTGGAGGAGCACCTGGAGCGACCCCGTCTACTTTGACTTCGTCGGCATCGATCCAGACCTCTTTTTCGAATACGGCGCGACATACATCACGGGATCCGCGACCCCTGGGCCATGGACTCGCATTAACTGCTTCGAAATTGATATCGAAACTGGCAGGGCCTTGTCAGAGGAGCGAACTATCTGGAGAGGTACCGGAGGCGTTTACCCCGAAGGTCCGCACATTTACAAACGCAATGGGTGGTACTACCTGCTCATTGCTGAAGATGGTACCCATGTGACACACATGATCACCATGGCTCGGTCAAGAAGCATCTGGGGCCCCTACGAGCCGTGTCCTCACAATCCTGTCCTTACTGCACGAGATACCGATGAGTATATCCAACACACTGGCCACGGTGATCTGTTTCAAGACTATGATGGCATGTGGTGGGCTGTGTGTCTGGGCGTCCGAAAGGACATGCAGGGGAGGTATGCCATGAGCCGGGAAACATTCCTGACACGTGCTGGATGGGAGGGTGAATGGCCAACCTTGGCAACCGTCAAGTTAAGCCCCGATGCTGCGAATCGCAACGATGAAAGCTCTTCACTCTCTGTGGAACCAGGCGTGGACTATGTCTACATCCGAGATGCTCTTTTCGGTCACTACAACTTCGATGCACGTAGCTCCAGTATCACACTAACAGCGACCTCTGTAGATCTCTCTGACCCTGGAGCCTCTCCTTCGTTTGTTGGAAAGAGGCAGAGATTGTTGCGGGGATCAAGCGGCGTTGTGGTTGCCAACATTTCCGACGCCTGGGCATCTGGCAATCTCAAAAGCGGCCTGGCTTACTACAAGGATGAACATCGACACTTTCGCATCTTTTTCGACGCCTCCGATACCAGCATTGTCTTTgaagagaagaacaaggcccAGGAGGTTTCTAAGACAACTCGACACGCTTTGGCAAGAGTTCCCGGGAATGTCTCATTGCTGATGAAGTACACGGAGCAAGAGTTTCACCTGATGTACGCTCTCAACTCCGAACCGGAAAGGTCTTGGATAAGACTCGCCGTTGTTGATACGTTGGATATGACAGATCCAGACTTTGTTGGGCCGGTCATTGGGATTTTTGCAGTTGCTGATGCAGAGGGACTCCAGGTCGTGTTTCGAGATTTTCACTGTGATTGA
- a CDS encoding Arabinan endo-1,5-alpha-L-arabinosidase, whose translation MVKLFSFLSGLTLSAGLVSGYANPKACSGVCNDSHDPTIIRRSDGTYFRFSTGGRIAVHTAPSIEGPWTYKGAALPQGSKINLPGNQDLWAPDVIQIGNVYYLYYTVSEFGKQNSAIGLARSSSMDVGTWTDVGATGIRSDGTKAYNAIDSNLFKDGNTWRMYFGSFWKGLFTVPMKSTPTTISSGAGSSNVIYEPVTTAVEAPYMFKHGNYYYMFFSKGKCCGFDKDRPAAGQEYKIMVCRSSSATSGFVDKSGKSCTKGGGTVVLESHGWVYGPGGQGVYNDPTHGTVLYYHYVDTRIGYGDGQKVFGWNTINWSSGWPTV comes from the exons ATGGTCAAGTTGTTCTCCTTCCTCTCTGGCCTGACTCTGTCAGCTGGCCTAGTCTCCGGCTATGCCAACCCCAAGGCTTGCTCGGGAGTGTGCAACGACTCACACGATCCCACCATCATTCGACGCTCCGATGGCACATATTTCCGCTTTTCCACCGGTGGACGCATTGCTGTTCACACCGCGCCGTCGATCGAGGGACCATGGACCTACAAGGGTGCCGCACTTCCTCAGGGCTCCAAGATCAACCTGCCTGGAAACCAAGACCTCTGG GCCCCGGATGTTATACAGATCGGCAACGTTTACTATCTTTACTACACAGTTAGTGAGTTCGGAAAGCAGAACTCTGCTATCGGCCTAGCCCGATCATCGTCCATGGATGTGGGCACCTGGACCGACGTGGGAGCTACAGGCATTCGCTCTGATGGTACTAAGGCTTATAACGCCATCGATTCAAACCTCTTCAAGGATGGAAACACCTGGCGCATGTACTTTGGCAGCTTCTGGAAGGGCCTGTTCACCGTACCCATGAAGAGTACTcccaccaccatctccagcgGAGCGGGCTCGTCCAACGTCATCTATGAGCCTGTGACAACAGCCGTTGAGGCCCCCTACATGTTCAAGCATGGCAACTATTACTACATGTTCTTTTCAAAGGGCAAGTGCTGTGGCTTTGACAAGGACAGGCCTGCTGCTGGTCAGGAGTATAAGATCATGGTCTGCAGATCCAGCTCTGCCACCAGTGGTTTCGTTGACAAGAGTGGCAAGTCTTGCACCAAGGGAGGCGGTACTGTTGTGCTTGAGTCCCACGGTTGGGTCTACGGACCTGGAGGACAGGGCGTGTATAACGACCCTACTCATGGCACG GTCCTCTACTATCACTATGTGGACACAAGGATTGGCTACGGCGATGGACAGAAGGTCTTTGGCTGGAACACAATCAACTGGTCCAGTGGATGGCCCACTGTCTAA
- a CDS encoding MFS domain-containing protein: protein MANNSEPKPSAEKATNTTIEHDDQVEAPIKPSEIVEDAVAKGQVTSGYETLTNWQTVKKFKLVSLICFLAAFSAATDGYQVAMSASIIANKGFVREFATKVDAEGKQYLDAPIISAWGACMSVGQIIGQTTVSFINARFGRKVGLYWLWFVLLTSVLAETLARNWGVWLVAKMLAGYGVGCLQATVLGYISEVAPVRIRGGLLMCYSFWWTLGSFLTHVALQRMSKLHPYNWLTPIYTQWGQIGLMLIIYLILPESPAWLATVGREEQAKKVLTWLHRGVEDYDVDHQYHLLELAIEHEQTVAAEQRRESWTSIFRGTDGRRTLTALWTIMTQQFTGLALFGTFGTYFFQQAGLSDPFSIKAITTSLQIVTVVAAVFLVDWLGRRLMACIATTMMWVTCVVVGILGVAPQVGATTYIFVLFTCFWNIGIAANGAAGWGFVGEISSQRLRPYTSGFAASANSLGGLIMSVLTPYMVNANKWNWGFKTGFFYAGIGLPFVIGMWFLIPEVAGRSAAELDELFERKVKPWRFHKTETATQRLVKYEQDQ from the exons ATGGCCAACAACTCGGAGCCCAAGCCCTCGGCCGAAAAGGCCACCAACACCACTATCGAGCACGACGATCAAGTCGAAGCTCCCATCAAGCCTAGTGAAATCGTTGAAGATGCCGTCGCCAAGGGCCAGGTCACCTCCGGCTACGAGACGCTGACCAACTGGCAAACCGTCAAGAAGTTCAAGCTCGTCAGCCTGATCTGTTTCTTGGCCGCCTTCAGTGCTGCTACTGACGGATACCAAGTCGC CATGAGCGCTAGTATCATAGCCAACAAAGGTTTCGTTCGAGAATTCGCGACCAAAGTCGACGCCGAGGGTAAACAGTATCTCGACGCTCCCATCATCAGCGCCTGGGGTGCTTGTATGAGCGTTGGCCAAATCATTGGCCAGACGACAGTGTCTTTCATCAATGCCAGGTTTGGCCGAAAGGTTGGCCTGTACTGGCTCTGGTTCGTCCTCCTTACAAGCGTGCTGGCCGAGACATTGGCCAGGAACTGGGGAGTGTGGCTGGTGGCAAAGATGCTGGCCGGATACGGGGTCGGCTGTCTCCAGGCGACTGTGCTCGGATACATCAGCGAAGTCGCCCCTGTTCGGATCCGAGGTGGCCTCCTGATGTGTTATAGCTTCTGGTGGACTCTCGGATCCTTCCTCACTCACGTCGCTCTTCAACGCATGAGCAAGCTTCACCCCTACAACTGGCTCACCCCTATCTACACACAATGGGGTCAAATCGGCCTCATGCTCATTATCTACCTCATCCTTCCAGAGTCTCCGGCTTGGCTTGCTACTGTCGGGCGAGAGGAACAAGCCAAGAAGGTTCTTACTTGGCTCCATCGCGGCGTCGAGGATTATGATGTGGACCACCAGTATCACCTCCTCGAACTAGCCATCGAGCATGAGCAAACTGTTGCTGCAGAGCAGCGCAGGGAGAGTTGGACTTCCATCTTCCGCGGAACTGACGGCCGTCGGACCCTGACTGCCCTGTGGACGATTATGACACAGCAGTTTACTGGTCTTGCGCTCTTTGGCACCTTCGGTACCTACTTCTTCCAGCAGGCCGGTCTTTCAGATCCTTTCTCCATTAAGGCCATCACGACGTCTCTCCAGATTGTCACGGTCGTCGCCGCAGTCTTCCTGGTTGATTGGCTTGGCCGACGTCTGATGGCTTGTATCGCGACAACCATGATGTGGGTGACATGTGTTGTTGTCGGCATCCTTGGAGTTGCCCCTCAAGTTGGAGCTACTACATATATCTTTGTCCTATTCACATGCTTCTGGA ACATTGGTATTGCTGCCAACGGTGCTGCTGGCTGGGGCTTTGTTGGCGAGATCTCTTCACAGCGCCTTCGTCCTTACACATCGGGCTTTGCTGCCTCTGCCAACTCTCTCGGGGGACTCATCATGTCTGTTCTTACACCGTACATGGTGAATGCCAATAAGTGGAACTGGGGCTTCAAGACTGGCTTCTTCTACGCTGGCATTGGCCTTCCATTCGTTATCGGAATGTGGTTCTTGATCCCTGAAGTCGCTGG TCGATCGGCTGCCGAATTGGACGAACTCTTTGAACGAAAGGTCAAGCCCTGGCGATTCCACAAGACCGAGACGGCAACCCAGCGCCTGGTCAAGTACGAACAAGACCAGTAA